The nucleotide sequence TTCCCCAATTTTTGAAACATCTCGGCTGATTTATATCCTTTCTCAGCGATTCTTTCATAGGTTTTTATGGCATCAATGTAGGCAAAGTTGTCATATTTTTTGTCAGCCGCAGCAAGTCTAGCTTTTTGCGAATAAATGTTTAGAGAAAAAACACTTATTATAGTTATGTAAAGGAGTATATTCTTTTTCATAATAATTGATTTTAGAAGAATCTTGGGGTTGTGATTTTATCGTTATTTTTGAAAATCTCATAGCGCAAGAAAATTTCATGAGAACCAGAGTTGTAATTATTCAAGTTGGTTGTTTCTCTATCATATCCATATCCAATGTACATTGCCTCTGAGATTTGGAAGCCTACCATTGCACTTAGAGCCGCACTCCATCTGTATGAAACCCCAACCATAAATTTGTCATTGAATAGGAAGTTTCCAGAAATATCGGTTTGCAAAGGAGCACCCGTTACCATTTTAGTGAGAAGAGCCGGTTTGAATTTGATATAATTATTCAAGTCAAATATATAACCAGCAATTAAGTAATAGTTTATTTTCTCCTTAAAAAGAGCTACTTCATTATCGTCATATCGATTGGTTTGAATGAAGTTAGGAATAGAAAAACCTACATAGGCTTTATCAGAATGTAAGTATAGACCAGCTCCTATATTAGGATTGAATTTATTGAAACTTTGTAGGGTAGGGTCAGCTTGGTTTACAGGGTTTAATCTACTGTTATCTAAGCTAAATAAGTTGGCAGTTGCTTTGATTCCAAAAGAGAGTTTAAAAATCTCCGAAGTAGGAATGGTATAAGACAAATCAGCCGAAATAGTATTCTCATCAATAGGTCCAATTCTATCATTGATAAGAGATACCCCAAGTCCAAGTCTACTTTCATTCAAAGGGGTATTGATTGAAACCGCATTGGTAACAGGAGCTCCATCGAGTCCTACCCATTGAGTACGATGCAAAGCAAAGATACTCATAGCTCCTCTAGATCCAGCATAAGCAGGATTCACATTGATTGTGTTGTACATATACTGAGTAAATTGCGAATCCTGTTGTGCAAAACTTACTATTGCTGTAAACATCAAAACGAAAGAAAGTATTTTTGTTTTCATTTGGCTTAAGTTTTAAACCTGAGGACCAAAGTCCTCAGGAATTAGATTTGAGTTATAATTATCTAGTAAGGTATAAATACCCATCTTTAGTGTTGTTGGTTGAATTATTAAGTCCATCAATTGAAGTATAATGCAAGATGTAAAAATAAGTTCCAGCAGGTAATCTAGAAGATTGACTAATAGTTGTTCTACCTTCAGATATCCCTTTAAAGGCTTTAGTTACATTATCATATCCAGAAGTTTCAAAAACTAATACTCCCCAACGGTTGTATATTTCAACAGAGTTGGTAGGATAACATAAAACATCATCAATATTGTCGATAATAAAGGTTTCGTTAATACCATCACCATTAGGAGAGAAAGCATTATGAACAGTTATACTACCACAACCCAACACGATATTAGCTTCAACAACTTCGCTATCCGAAGCACTAATAGGAGTTTGATTAGGTGTGAAACCATCAGCAAAGGCTACATTGGTCACCGATAGATTAACTCTATCTTCTTGTTTTACAGTGTAGTTTTCATTGTATTCTTGATAAGTACCAGGTTCCAAAGTTGCAATTACTTGGTTTAACCCAGTTAAAGGGTCAGTTACTTTAATATTAGACAATGTTACATTTCCAGTATTTTGCACTTGAATAGTGTAGTTAATAATATCTCCCACAGAACTGTAAGCTGGTGTGTTGGATGTTTTTACAACGACTAATTCTGCTTTCTGAGGAACTGGTGTAATTGTACAGTCAACACAATCAGGGTTTACAGGACAACTCAAACATGGTGTAGGGTCAGTAGACGAGTTATCAATTTCTTCTCCTTGAGGAGGTGTTCCTGTAGTAATTATGATATTATAAACATATCCTGCATCAATATCAGCCTGAGTAATCGTATAAGTACCAGTGAAGTTGGTGCTATTAGGAATATTTGGCTGTAAAGTTATAGGATCGCCTGTAATGACTACTCCTGGCAAAAATGTATCTATTATAGTTACATCTGTCAATGTAACATTTCCTGTATTAGTAACCACTATTGTATAGGTTATAGTTTCACCTACATCAGCGATTCCATTACCGTTAGAATCTACAAATGTTCCATCTAAAGTTCCAATAATCAAAGGATTTTGGTTCAATAAAGTAATGGTGCAATCGGGACATTCAGGGTCTTTAGGACAAGAAGTACAAGGCGTAGGGTCTGTTGATGTAGCTGTTATAGGGTCTCCTATTGGAGGTGTTCCTGTAGCTAAAGCTAAATTATACACAATGCCTTTATTGATATCATCTTGAGTAATAGCATGAATTGCACTGAATGTTGTTGAATCAGATGCTCCAACAGCAAGAGTTGTAATAGGACCACCACTAACGACTGCATTATTGTCTGTTACCGTTACATTTGTTAAAGGTAGATTTCCTGTATTTGTTACTATAAATTTGTATGAAATAATATCTCCAACATTTGTTTTACCATCATTATTGGTATCAACATAGGTACCATCTTTAGTGATTGTTACAGAAGGATTTGTACAGATTGGGATTATATCTTCATCATTATTATTAGCATCACTTCCAGATTGGTCAGTAACTGCTTTATCGTCTGGAGTTTTACCATTAACTGTTGCTTGATTGGTTATTTTACCATTATTGATATCAGCTTGTGTAACTGAATAAGTAGCATTATAAATCCAAATTTCGTTAACTTCTAAAAGATTGTTAGTATTACTATCACCGTTTGTTAATGTAATAGCAGATAAACCAGGATGGTTATCAATAACAGCTATATCGTGCAAACTCACATTTCCTGTATTAGTTACAGTAAAAGTATATTTCACAACGTCATCAACAGCTAGGGTAGCACAACCATTCGTTCCAGGTATAATATCATTTGTTTTTACAATAGCTATAGCACCAGATGTACAAATAGGAATTACATTTTCATCATTGTTATTAGTATTGCTACCAGATTGATCTGTTACAGGTTTGTCATCTGGAGTTTTACCGTTAACGGTAGCTTGATTAGTAATATGACCTAAATCAATATCAGATTGAGTAACAGTATATGTAGCATTGTAAATCCAAATTTCATTAACATCTAAAATATTGTTGTTATTACTATCACCGCTTGTAAATGTAATAGCAGATAAACCTGGATGATTATCAATAATGGCAATATTATTTAAACTCACATTCCCAGTATTAGTCACAGTAAAAGTATATTTTACTACATCATCGACAGCTAAGGTTGCACAACCATTCGTTCCAGGTATAATATCATTCGTTTTCACAATAGCGATAGAACCAGAAGTACAGATTGGAATTTCATTAGCGTCATCGTTATTAGCATTACTACCAGATTGATCTATTACTGTTTTATCGTCTGGTGTTTTACCGTTAACCGTAGCTTGATTAGTTATTTTGCCAGCATCAATATCTGCTTGTGTTACAGTATAGGTAGCATTATAAATCCAAATTTCATTAACATCTAAAATAGCGTTGTTATTACTATCGCCACTTGTTAAAGCAATAGCAGATAAACCAGGAAGATTATCAATTACAGCTATATCGTGTAAACTTACATTTCCAGCATTGGTTACTGTAAAGGTGTATTTCACTACATCATTAACCGCTAGGGTAGCACAACCATTAGATCCAGGTATAATATCATTTGTTTTCACTATGACAATTTTTGGAGTACGTGTTAATTCTGTAATAGTACAACTAGTACAACTTGGATCAATAGGAGTACATCCTACACAAGGAGTTGGGTCTGTTGAAAATGCTGTTACTGGATTACCTATAGGTGGATTTCCTTTGGCTATAGCTAGATTATCTACTTGTCCAGTGTCAATGTCAGCTTGAGTAATTGTGTATTCAGCAGTAAATGCTGTAGAATTAGAATCACCAGGAGCAAGCATAGCTAAGGTACCTACTATGTTAACATTGTCATCAGTGATTGTGATATTAGTTAGTGTTACATTACCTGTATTCTTAACTACAAAGGCATAAGTCACAGTATCACCAGGGGAAGTTCCAGAAGGTAAAGAAGAATCTACATATGTTCCATCTTTAGTAATACTGATACTTGGTGATTGATTCAAAACAGTTATTGTACAATCAGGGCACTCAGGGTCTATAGGACAAGTGCTGCAAGGAGTCGGATCGGATGAAGTATCTGTAACAGTGATATTTTCAGGGTCTTTAGCAGAAGTTAATGCAAGGTTATAATATAATCCTTTATTAATATCATCTTGGGTAATAGCATGCACAGCCATAAATGTATTACTGTCTGAAACACCTGCTGGTAGAGAAACAATTGGTCCTCCTGTTACAGTCGCTTTATTATCAGTTACAGTTACGTTTGTTATTGTCACATTTCCGATATTCGTAACTTTGAATTTATAAACAATATTATCCCCAATGTTGATTATTCCGTCATTATTAGTGTCTTCATAATCAGCATCTTTAAGTAACTCAATACCAGATTCAGTGATGAAATAGGTATAGTTTACAGTACAACCATTAATATCTTTAATTTCAACATCATATTTCCCCTTAGGTAAAGATGAAATATCTTCTGTAGTTGCTCCATTTGACCAATTGAATGTATAGGGAGTTGTTCCTCCTACAGGACTAATGTTGATGCTACCATTACTACAACCCACACAATTATTATTGTTAATAATTATTGCTGTTGCACTTAGAGCTGCAATAGGTTGACCAATTGTTACAGTACAAGTTGTATTGTATCCAAGCTTGTCAGTTACAGTTACAGTGTGTAATCCCGCATTTAAATTCACAGCTTGTGCAGTAGTTTCGCCATTATCCCATAAGAATGTGTAGTCACCATTTCCACCAAGTGGAGTTACAGTAGCTATACCATTACTATCGCCAAAACATTTGGCAGGACTATTTTGAGTGATACTACAAGATAAAACTCCAGGTTGAGTTATTGTTACTTGACAAGTAGTATTACAACCTTTAGAATCAGTAACCGTTACAGAATGTACTCCAGCATTTAAAGCCGTAGCAGTTGCTGTAGTTTCATTATTATCCCATAAGTAAGTATACCCACCATTACCACCAAGTGCAGTAACAGTTGCTTGACCATCACTTAATCCATTAGCGCTTACTGCTTTATCTTGAGTGACAGAGCAGCTGATAGCAGCTTGAGGTTGTGTAATGGTAACGGCTTGCGGTAGGGTACATCCATTAACATCTTTTACGGTAATAGTATAAGAACCAGCAATAAGATTAGTAAATGTTCCACTGCCAACAAAATTAGTTCCATCCTTAGAATAAGTATAAGGAGATGTTCCGTTAGCACCAACTACAGTAACACTACCAGTTGCTGCTCCAAAACAATTTACATTTGTTTGAGAAGTTATTGAAGCTGTTAATGCCGCTTGAGGTTGTGTAATAGTAACGGCTTGTGGTAGGGTACATCCATTAGCGTCTTTTACGGTAATAGTATAAGAACCAGCAATAAGATTAGTAAATGTTCCACTGCCAACAAAATTAGTTCCATCCTTAGAGTAAGTATA is from Flavobacterium sp. NG2 and encodes:
- a CDS encoding type IX secretion system membrane protein PorP/SprF; the encoded protein is MKTKILSFVLMFTAIVSFAQQDSQFTQYMYNTINVNPAYAGSRGAMSIFALHRTQWVGLDGAPVTNAVSINTPLNESRLGLGVSLINDRIGPIDENTISADLSYTIPTSEIFKLSFGIKATANLFSLDNSRLNPVNQADPTLQSFNKFNPNIGAGLYLHSDKAYVGFSIPNFIQTNRYDDNEVALFKEKINYYLIAGYIFDLNNYIKFKPALLTKMVTGAPLQTDISGNFLFNDKFMVGVSYRWSAALSAMVGFQISEAMYIGYGYDRETTNLNNYNSGSHEIFLRYEIFKNNDKITTPRFF
- a CDS encoding gliding motility-associated C-terminal domain-containing protein, translating into MKTILPNPKLKQAFLFVLLLLFISITHSFAQDTFDGEYCPGPGLPGDEYATGTVFSQQLNPSPSSTCQIGTIRAKVNTTTQVLRLGMNIGNGGAALFRLYLDTDNNSSTGLTSDTFGGPLSVAGAEFILEINSNANTFNLYSGNGNVKTQLTVNNGLAALNGSATGCNAGGGSFLEFNIPFGSLNIDICDPNNPGLINITKLASVSGNSASSSRCIDTPLTFGIPLKGSIGPDATVCAGTNSSILNFTGVTDVNIIKWQYLVSPFSPNGWLDTTIPNTTTTHTETNLTETTKYRVVFSKPGLCGGNNIYSSEATITVNPAPIITISSQTNVLCYNASTGAINISVSGGTAPYSYAWTGTGVIATAMNQTGLKAGNYEVTVTDAKGCKAIKTFTITQPQAALTASITSQTNVNCFGAATGSVTVVGANGTSPYTYSKDGTNFVGSGTFTNLTAGSYTITVKDANGCTLPQAVTITQPQAALTASITSQTNVNCFGAATGSVTVVGANGTSPYTYSKDGTNFVGSGTFTNLIAGSYTITVKDANGCTIPQAVTITQPQAALTASITSQTNVNCFGAATGSVTVVGANGTSPYTYSKDGTNFVGSGTFTNLIAGSYTITVKDANGCTLPQAVTITQPQAALTASITSQTNVNCFGAATGSVTVVGANGTSPYTYSKDGTNFVGSGTFTNLIAGSYTITVKDANGCTLPQAVTITQPQAALTASITSQTNVNCFGAATGSVTVVGANGTSPYTYSKDGTNFVGNGTFTNLIAGSYTITVKDANGCTLPQAVTITQPQAALTASITSQTNVNCFGAATGSVTVVGANGTSPYTYSKDGTNFVGSGTFTNLIAGSYTITVKDANGCTLPQAVTITQPQAALTASITSQTNVNCFGAATGSVTVVGANGTSPYTYSKDGTNFVGSGTFTNLIAGSYTITVKDANGCTLPQAVTITQPQAALTASITSQTNVNCFGAATGSVTVVGANGTSPYTYSKDGTNFVGSGTFTNLIAGSYTITVKDVNGCTLPQAVTITQPQAAISCSVTQDKAVSANGLSDGQATVTALGGNGGYTYLWDNNETTATATALNAGVHSVTVTDSKGCNTTCQVTITQPGVLSCSITQNSPAKCFGDSNGIATVTPLGGNGDYTFLWDNGETTAQAVNLNAGLHTVTVTDKLGYNTTCTVTIGQPIAALSATAIIINNNNCVGCSNGSINISPVGGTTPYTFNWSNGATTEDISSLPKGKYDVEIKDINGCTVNYTYFITESGIELLKDADYEDTNNDGIINIGDNIVYKFKVTNIGNVTITNVTVTDNKATVTGGPIVSLPAGVSDSNTFMAVHAITQDDINKGLYYNLALTSAKDPENITVTDTSSDPTPCSTCPIDPECPDCTITVLNQSPSISITKDGTYVDSSLPSGTSPGDTVTYAFVVKNTGNVTLTNITITDDNVNIVGTLAMLAPGDSNSTAFTAEYTITQADIDTGQVDNLAIAKGNPPIGNPVTAFSTDPTPCVGCTPIDPSCTSCTITELTRTPKIVIVKTNDIIPGSNGCATLAVNDVVKYTFTVTNAGNVSLHDIAVIDNLPGLSAIALTSGDSNNNAILDVNEIWIYNATYTVTQADIDAGKITNQATVNGKTPDDKTVIDQSGSNANNDDANEIPICTSGSIAIVKTNDIIPGTNGCATLAVDDVVKYTFTVTNTGNVSLNNIAIIDNHPGLSAITFTSGDSNNNNILDVNEIWIYNATYTVTQSDIDLGHITNQATVNGKTPDDKPVTDQSGSNTNNNDENVIPICTSGAIAIVKTNDIIPGTNGCATLAVDDVVKYTFTVTNTGNVSLHDIAVIDNHPGLSAITLTNGDSNTNNLLEVNEIWIYNATYSVTQADINNGKITNQATVNGKTPDDKAVTDQSGSDANNNDEDIIPICTNPSVTITKDGTYVDTNNDGKTNVGDIISYKFIVTNTGNLPLTNVTVTDNNAVVSGGPITTLAVGASDSTTFSAIHAITQDDINKGIVYNLALATGTPPIGDPITATSTDPTPCTSCPKDPECPDCTITLLNQNPLIIGTLDGTFVDSNGNGIADVGETITYTIVVTNTGNVTLTDVTIIDTFLPGVVITGDPITLQPNIPNSTNFTGTYTITQADIDAGYVYNIIITTGTPPQGEEIDNSSTDPTPCLSCPVNPDCVDCTITPVPQKAELVVVKTSNTPAYSSVGDIINYTIQVQNTGNVTLSNIKVTDPLTGLNQVIATLEPGTYQEYNENYTVKQEDRVNLSVTNVAFADGFTPNQTPISASDSEVVEANIVLGCGSITVHNAFSPNGDGINETFIIDNIDDVLCYPTNSVEIYNRWGVLVFETSGYDNVTKAFKGISEGRTTISQSSRLPAGTYFYILHYTSIDGLNNSTNNTKDGYLYLTR